In Tamandua tetradactyla isolate mTamTet1 chromosome 7, mTamTet1.pri, whole genome shotgun sequence, the following are encoded in one genomic region:
- the ASCL1 gene encoding achaete-scute homolog 1, with the protein MESSAKMESGGAGQQPQPQPPPPPPPQPPFLQPAACFFATAAQSAQQQPPVPQPSPAAEGQPSGGGHKSAPKQVKRQRSSSPELMRCKRRLNFSGFGYSLPQQQPAAVARRNERERNRVKLVNLGFATLREHVPNGAANKKMSKVETLRSAVEYIRALQQLLDEHDAVSAAFQAGVLSPTISPSYSNDMNSMAGSPVSSYSSDEGSYDPLSPEEQELLDFTNWF; encoded by the coding sequence ATGGAGAGCTCTGCCAAGATGGAGAGCGGCGGCGCGGGccagcagccccagccccagccgccgccgccgccgccgccgcagccgcCCTTCCTGCAGCCGGCCGCCTGCTTCTTCGCCACGGCGGCGCAGAGCGCGCAGCAGCAGCCGCCGGTGCCGCAGCCGAGCCCGGCGGCCGAAGGCCAGCCCTCAGGGGGCGGTCACAAGTCAGCGCCCAAGCAAGTCAAGCGCCAGCGCTCGTCCTCGCCCGAACTAATGCGCTGCAAGCGTCGGCTCAACTTCAGCGGCTTCGGCTACAGCCTCCCGCAGCAGCAGCCGGCCGCCGTGGCGCGCCGCAACGAGCGCGAGCGCAACCGCGTCAAGCTGGTCAACCTGGGCTTCGCCACCCTCCGGGAGCACGTCCCCAACGGTGCGGCCAACAAGAAGATGAGCAAGGTGGAGACGCTGCGCTCGGCCGTCGAGTACATCCGCGCTCTGCAGCAGCTCCTCGACGAGCACGACGCGGTGAGCGCCGCCTTCCAGGCGGGCGTGCTGTCCCCCACCATCTCCCCCAGCTACTCCAACGACATGAACTCCATGGCCGGCTCGCCGGTGTCGTCCTACTCGTCCGACGAGGGCTCCTACGACCCGCTCAGCCCCGAGGAGCAGGAGCTGCTCGACTTCACCAACTGGTTCTGA